The nucleotide sequence atttttattttatttattatttttttttattaatttggcTAGTTCTTTTAATGTTAGCtagttatttttaatgtcaACTAGCTATTTTAACATTAGCTTTGCACACCaactattaataatatccttaaaaatatgtatttcctatttatcatattaaaacttttgattattattgatgctttttttaaataagctTATTGGGAATAGCACATAACGTTTAAATTTTCCATGTACTGAACTAATAGCATAAGGGGAAAGTGCGAGAAATGAAttgtattttcaaattgCACACAAAATATAACCTATCATAAGTCCTTTAAATAACAATTGTATAGGACAGGATAGTCTGTggaaatttttatacaattttgtgttatttcatttgatgagctaattaatttatcaaaacttaaatattcataattcaagttatattttaatccttctgttttaattttacatTTGTTTCCAATAGGTAATAATGCACatgttttttcaaaaacatttggatttatatttattatatgtttaccttcatttaataaaaataaaaaattattttcacctattaaatatatattatttgttaatggctttttatataaagtcGAAATATTAGCACATGTTTGATCAAATCGATTTCCTGTAGCCcctaatataaatattttatcattccGTTTAAcatgattttttattttatcaatacATTTATCCAAATCggtattattttgatcagtacatttttcaaataaaacattattatttttataaaaattataagcaTTTATGTTTATACTATCAAAATCACCACAAATTAAGTCtggtattattttatggcaatatttaaaattattttttgtccCTACTTGagatatttcattttccaATTCTTGATCTCTTTTAATTGTCTTATTAAACAAATTGGATAATTTgtcttctttttcattttgattgctatatatattatttgttttttcaattCTGTCTATATCTTTgtgtaaattatataatctGTTGGCACCTCCATCAGcacatattaatatatctgacttgttaataattttagaggaatttttacacaaaacattatttaaaacgaTAGTTATAAATTTACCATTATCCTtgatattttcattatatgtatgtttGTTTTTGGATATTGGGCTTGATTGATCTTcataatttgataaaaaatattccataaaatcaaaattatgaataaaatgttCATCTGTTCCTCCTATCTCATTACTAAAACGACGGTGTGTCATATAatgtttttcatttaaaattaagttATGCTTATTCCCAACCCCAACATAATTTCTCCTATCTTTCACAAAAGCGtattttaaacaatttaaatatttttttttcatttaaaaaggaTATAATTTGagagatatattttttacaaaagaaataatgcatttatattaaaatgataaatataatgattatttatatttccttttatttatctCAATTTCAAGATATAGCGAATATGCAgcattgtatttttttttttttttttttgaggGATGAATATATGGCTGTATGAAATGCGTCAGTTTATTATGACctgttcatatatttccCCCTTTCGTTTTACAAATAGTTTTATTTaagaaatgataaaatgCGTGGCATAAGTTTTGAGATATATTTAACTAAGAAATATCTTCAAtaccttttttaaattaacaaGGATAAGCATCCTACATccatatttgtttataaggATATAATGGGAACTATGGCAATATGTCGAGCACAAAAGAAGGCagtaacatatttatacgTACAATATATGGGTTAATATACTTTTCGTtacatcatatttattcatgATATTTCGATATAAGAAAggtatttaaaattttatacaaGCATTTATTTCGAGTAATTAACACCATATGTATAGCATGGAAGGtgatttctttttttttattactattgtGCGAActgatatattatatatatatgtgtgtgtaaACCTTATGAGTccttaatttttatacataaaaaatgaatactGGATATGGTAAATTTACACATCcatattatatgttataGTATTGAGAATGGTTGTGTGtatgtttttcttttatttcttaaCTGTTcttaaattgtttataacttgtgttatatttaaagtaaaattatttatgatcaaatataaaattatataatttttttaatcctattttttgataatataattctATGATTAcatggaaaataaaagattggtaaaaatttttatgtgtTTATCCGTTTTTGTTCTTcagattttttatatgttttttttttttttttttttttcaattttttgaaacaaatattatattggCTTCTTCCGCTccctattttttttactgaAATGCATATGCTATTTTTGATGACAATGGCAATGgctatttattatttatttttatcattttatttaatttttcattgttCGATTTGTttgatttaatttttatgtacaagtatttgaaaattatttataactaTTATACACTTGGgggataaaaatatgtaataaaaaaaaaattatgaataaatatacatgcatatatatatacctgataataatatatagttaTTTGCTATgctatacatatttttctttttttccaatgagtacaaaataatatttatttgataaaatttatgcatggcaaaaatatatgatgtTAAAAtgattaaataaatataagtacTAGTAATGAgcatattttccatttcttttctttattttttatatattttttctgtacttattttcatttttttttgtaccTGCTTCCTTTCCGTACCATTCTAAGTACACATAATAATAGCAGCAGGtcattgtttttttttttctttaagcTTCTAAAGATTTCTTTCCCTCTTATAATTGAACAACCTGATGATTGCTCTAAAAGAAATGCTATCTAAGCATCCTATTTATTCCCTATATTTACAActgtacatatatttatatactcTTCCCATAAGAATTAAACCACTTTTAAAACTACATTGTAGaatgctatatatatagatagtGATAAAGGGGCTAacataatttcattttttttgtgtgtcATCTTATTATAGCATCagaaatttttaaaaattaaaatttttacaaaatattatcaccATTGTTTGTATGCTTTAATATCAAAttgatatatacatataagtattatgatttattttaaatattcataaatattttaactgaattttttaatttgattatttttattagtccgtttgtataatatatccGAAATTTGCTACATCAACTTTCAAATTTATGTTgtgtatttaaaatatataccagcatatatacatgtgtATAACCTTGCATATGGTGGCATGATAGGATAAACATACATATTTGTAGCAAATtaaaattcatattattataaaacatGAGTGGTTTAAACTTAgacttttatataaataaacatcGAAAAGCTTATGAAGAAAGATTAAGAAAAGAGCAAAGCAATcaagaaaatttaaaggACATCGAAACTAAAGATGATCAAACAATTGAAGAATCCAAACAGGTTGACGAACTTACAGACTCTGCAAAGTTGGATGAGACAAAGCAGGACCACCAAAACGATGGTCCTTCAAATCCAGACAACCAGCTCGATCAAAGTACGTTGAAAATGACGATAACAATGATAATGtgatattttcttttcacatatttttacacaTTTACAATTTCACTTTTTCTTACCTTTTTAGTTGACGCGGACTATTTGTATGCCCTGAAATTAGATGAGGCGTTGAATGGGCCGGGTGAAAGTTCGGTAAACCCACCATCTGATCACGtagtaaataatataaataaatccaatagtgatgaaaaaaataaagaaaatgatgttCGATCTCCTGACGATTTTTATGTAGAATGTCTTTTAGATGGAAATGATGCACACTCATATTATATGGATTATAATTACAACAattcaaatgaaaattttaatctatttaataataatacaacaGTACGACAATATAATACTCGAAGCAGAAgatataatacaaatgGCACGAACAACTTTAGTAATAGCTGGAGAGAATATAGAGACGGAAATGGTGAGCACAACAATCTTTTTACCAGCTCCGATGAAGATATGACCGCGCAAGACGGCACAAAAAACGGTTCGAAAAATGGTTCGAAAAATGGTTCGAAAAATGCTAACGATGGTGACTTGTTTTACATAACAGATGATAATACTCCCCTGTCTTCAACACCaagacaaaataatattaaaaaaaaagtgacTATTAAAGGTGgcgaaagaaaaaataacggggatgttatatatatcggTGAAAGTGCATATAATGGGGATCGAGATAAAACATGTCTACCACAAAATAGAAAGAGAAAAGATAATGAAGGAGATGatgaatattcatataaaaatataaaaataaatgaaaatgatagaaaaaaaaagtctcaaaaaaaaagcatatatgaaattgatagtgaatattttgatataaaacaagatggcaataatgaagaagaaaaaaatgattttaacgataatttaattaaaaaaaatatgaacaatattgataatataaataatagttttgaatatatatcaagtgtatacaatttaaatgaaaaaaaatatgaaaatatttccgAAAAAAAACCTAAAAAAAGTAGCAAAAGAGAAAGCCCTGATGCACTTAATTCATGTTATGACTCATCCTCTATATATTCCTTTCGAACtagcaaaaataaaaaaactgataaaaatgcaaatgCTGGtagttattatttaaatgaaactCAAGACATATCAAACAGggaatataatgataatgcCGAGCATGgcgaaaaaaacaaaacatgTTACGAACaaagtttaaataaaaatataaatgattcaaataaatataaagatgAATATGATTTTCATAAGTTTGCAAATAACAATTTGAGTAATCATTATTTAACTGAAAAAGATTTCAGTTACAATGTTAATGAAAACTATTTAGATAAATCTATTTATAATGAAgataaagataataaattgttaagtaataataaaaatgaaaaaaataaaaaatacgatttttataataataaccatgttgataataatactaGTAATGTAAAAGATAATCATAAAAAtcgaaattataaaaataattcagaAAATTGTGAAACACAATTTGTAAAAGACATAAATTTCGATTATTCTTTTccttcaaataaaaatgatgatgtattaatttttaacaaCAATACGAATGAGCATAACAATAATgaggatatatataaatattacataAGTTGATGagcaatataaaaattggcataaaagaaaataaaccCAAATTTAGTAACtgtgtatacatataaattcaccatattatatagccgttgtgcatataataaaagtttTTATATCTCTACTATGcataacaaaaattaaaacaatgcaaattttaatatccAGCAAGCTATTATCAATAGCTTGGCATATTTCTAAAACTATCAATTTTCATAttgagaaaataaaatggaaaatagtCTGATCAAATTTATGCAAATCCGTTCATGGGTGTATATATTACCTACACAAAGATAGGActactatatatacatttttgaaaaaaaaaaagtactCGGTATATTTGTGgattctttttcatttttttatatgtattacatcattttaatttttttaagagtTAACATTTCATTAGTTTGTGAATTAAAATGATGTTTTCAATATGAGGAATGCATAGTAcctatatgtatatacgtgataatataatatgttttttcttttgtatttcttatcattttttatgttgtaAGCATACATGTGTGTTATAACAAATTTCTTTGTATACAcacttttcattttgatatttaatttgttttattaagtATATAGTTTATATgcttaattatatttacaacactatttttgattttataagtcacaattaaaaataaataataaagaatgaatatgtaataatgagcaaataaaacaaactgaaaaaaattgttatgtATGCACACAAATTGTTATACAAACATatgtaaaattaaaaagaattatCCTGTCTGgtcatataaaatttggtATAATATTGCCTGtacagaaaaaaatacaaaaaaaaaatgaataggAATGTGTGTGCAAATTTATGTAAGCACTTTCATTGATTACAACATGGTATTtcacatataaatttaccTTCTGAAGAAAAGAAACCCTCTTcggaataatattttaaaatatctcTACATGTAATATAAGAAGAATTATCATCAGGAACAAGAGGTATTTCCTCATAGTttgatattaatatttttttaaaagcaaaaagtatttcaatttttctaagaattatatatctTAATATTTGTGCATGAATTGCGtaagtaatatataaaataatgtgtAAGAGGAAAAGtccaattaaaaaataatttacttttgtcattaatatttgtatccctttaaataatataactactattatatttaccCAAGTAAAACCATTTATGTTGTCAATTAAAATGATATtgcttaatatattttctccAAGTAACAaagtatttaaatttactGGTGCATAGGAATATTTAcacaacaaaaataaaatatgagaaCTGATAGAATATCGtaattcgtttttttttttgtcttcccctgaaaattaaaaaaaaattatgaacaagcaataaaataaaaaaaaacagtcATGTAAATGTACAAAATTTCCATCCAAATAGCtcgaaattttttttttatttctttatgaCTTACCGGCTGGTATATTCCTATAGTAATAGACATACTTAAAATTGAACAAAATGCGAAGATACAAAGAAATATGcttaataaatgatataaaataatgtatattaaaaaagagaataaaataatactcATAATGGGAATTCAATTTTCTTATGCCCATATcctgatatatataatttttgttatatatattcccattaaaagcataaaaaaacaaaataaattgttttaaggaaaaataataagacaAATTCCTTATAGTATTAAATATAGCTGCGAATAGGACATCAAAAAATGTCGACGCTTTAATaagtaatataaaatataacacGAAATATGCCATACaagcatataaatatattttgtcatatataaaaatttcgCTCCATTTTAGTGTGAAAATATTGTCTCggatatttaaattaagaTAGCCATTTGGAATAATCCCAGGTATCGTTTCTGTTGCATTAGTACTACCTACATTTCCAAtgtctttatttatgtattttatatttattgggTCGTCTGGTACTTGAATATTTGGATAGTTAGATAGATCAAAACTTTGAGGAAATGATAATGGCTGGgttgcattattttttattggtATATCATGGAAATAGGTTATATTGTccttatttataaatgtatgattatttaacaagataaataaaaaaaatatagtcaccccaatttttaataaataatctaaaaatattattaacataaatttcatatttgtaaaataggaaaatactaatttatcatcaaaaaatatataatttgaacagttaatttttttaaataaaaaattgtataattCTGTAATATGATCCATTATTGTAAATCTATAAATTGGAATTtctcttttatattttaatttgtaaattaaatttataaaagttttatatttttttcttaattctattttttctctCCAACTAAATCTAACTTTTGTACGATTTTTTGATTCTTtgttttcttcattttttacaaatttatcataactatcattatcataattatataaatcgctattattaatttgtcTACTAATCGAATTATTTGTTCCTTTTTCATAAGCAGCACTACTTATACTGTTCCctaatttatcaaaatagacagtattcatatttgcttgttctttatttttcattgctattttttctaaaataattttctgcTTATTTTCTTGAAATTcttctttaaatatatctaatatgtctattttttttttttttttttttttttttaaatattttttattattatttttttttttcaaaaacaCATACTCTTTTTtacttttcattttgttcatcTCGTTAAATGGCTTATTTTTAAGACTCCGTATAGAATTTCTATATTTCcatcttttataattatttcgaTCATCTAGTAATagactttttttatttttataaacaaactGAGATTTTTCGGAGCTACTTAAATCGTCATATTGTGTATAATCATTGCTTTCACTATCTTCATTGTCATTGGtgtaaaattgaaaatcgAAATTACTTTTGTTCTTCTTATGCTTCTCTTTTTCCACAAGTCGATATTCATTAAGCTTAAACGACCGAAATAGAAGAAACAGAACATTCTTTATGACCAGGGTGAGGATCACCTTGTACTTGATACAGAAGTAGAGCCTGCAAGTGGGTAGACGAAAACGCATTAAAAATTGGCAGTAGTAGTGTAGATAAAAGAATGCACATGTTAACACACAAATTTTGGGTAAATTACCTATATATAAGGAAAGGGACgtcaattaaaaaaaatccaaCAATGAAATGAAATTTGGCTGTTATATACACATCAGTATATACATccctatattttttgttatatgaattattgCTTTTACGGTTTTTAGaagtaaaagaaaaaaaagaaggtAGATATGCAGAAATAGGAGCATTAGAAGAATGAGATGATGAGGTTTGtgatgaagaagaagacATGGATGAATCATGAGAACGTGATTTAGAATTATCAGACAtttcaaatgaaaaagcAGATGTATTTGAAGAAGATGTAGAAGAAAATACACTTTCacttaatatatcatttgaattattttgtgaGTAAAAAGAAGATGGTGTTGTTGaaattgatttttttgaatatatagatTCTGATGATgagaataatatttttttttctgatatttttgatttatcattatttctatatttaattgtatttgtcatttttaatggctttttatttgagtcatatatatttaaaaaagttttcGCATGATTAACATATCGACTAATATTGTTCATAGCAGTTTCATTTCCATTTGTTTGACCCCCTTTTGTATCTAGCAACATCGGTTTTCTTGAAATAagcatattttcattttttaaaaaattgtcttgataatttatttttggttgtttttttcgaataattttatttttaacacCAAAATTTGTATCTATATCATCGTAGGAATAtgatttttctatattagtatatataggaaaataaaaagcaaATAATAGCATAGATACAATAACTATAActaacataatatatactttttgaatgttataatattctgaatctgataatattttataaatggtTGTCAAATGTGAATACATAAATGTTAAATCaattatatcaaataaattaattatatttacatcaatacttaatatgttttcaataattatttgattgcttaatatatattctaatatatttctacttctcaatgaaaataataaataaataaatggtgtcatatatattaaattatatactaaTACATCATTAcctaaatatataaaaaaagggtTGTCTCCcttttttgctttttcaatttgaattattacaaaacaaaatataatcatcTTCAAACTTAATGTCATCATATAAATCATCCATTCTattgatatttttactcctgcattattataatcatataaactccatatcatatatatacataaatatatatctattgCTAAAAAGctgaaatataaataattatttgtattatttaatatgatatataata is from Plasmodium chabaudi chabaudi strain AS genome assembly, chromosome: 8 and encodes:
- a CDS encoding thiamine pyrophosphokinase, putative, coding for MKKKYLNCLKYAFVKDRRNYVGVGNKHNLILNEKHYMTHRRFSNEIGGTDEHFIHNFDFMEYFLSNYEDQSSPISKNKHTYNENIKDNGKFITIVLNNVLCKNSSKIINKSDILICADGGANRLYNLHKDIDRIEKTNNIYSNQNEKEDKLSNLFNKTIKRDQELENEISQVGTKNNFKYCHKIIPDLICGDFDSININAYNFYKNNNVLFEKCTDQNNTDLDKCIDKIKNHVKRNDKIFILGATGNRFDQTCANISTLYKKPLTNNIYLIGENNFLFLLNEGKHIININPNVFEKTCALLPIGNKCKIKTEGLKYNLNYEYLSFDKLISSSNEITQNCIKISTDYPVLYNCYLKDL